The proteins below are encoded in one region of Polypterus senegalus isolate Bchr_013 chromosome 2, ASM1683550v1, whole genome shotgun sequence:
- the LOC120523999 gene encoding uncharacterized protein LOC120523999 isoform X1 — protein MGTYWQESCPALILVWLFCSAFAFELGHSFLYPEEDSSKDERNLAFEGNSNLGVDGSTSFEGGVFSVNHLYKTHRGYSSSDLSIPAVAPKYYKELTFQEDDASDSSPLKAVPDFINMAAHQASPDLENENLRARISNGHLWNDVLTDISNVLYDVNWRADLLDGESSPFNFYGVFSLSKSDKVWGDQSPAFVLPPKNESSCGKDGAHHHHYPHSVGCNMANMTVVFKGHPKELFVQVNSSTLLDISNLLPKCKYDINGKHGSFHFTTPYNGCYVKKLGDCFVLNLVWKNKPVVLSCPAEPTPILLTFCQRDKMTIVLPEGPLDLLKVKDRFNKWITAYKIAHKCKYLVWRDSLGRIVFSASFKACHVMEMKDDYVLTVSYKSAGATGQVVMSCPVETHVQHPYHYLDFPNLLCAKNGIIIHLPKWNLQAIQLKDVFGNAVNIEDVAEDCDFRLIRDMASVTLIASFESCNVKLQGKQHVLTVKYIMSGMNKSVNVRCEQSMKPRIHCRVSNMTIELPHGPLEKVFIKSQLNKLIAVKDAPKYCRYHLVRDRGMNLLTASYLSCDVKTVNYNYVLPVFYTSASGKQGSVNMECPATTGKPRVICRRSSMTVYLPKVPIEQIRLRNHHGKTVPIHAAKHCHYILMEGNRRLIFTTSYKACDVQIKHRHYILTVVYTSDTKGEASVEMKCPVEETETIPSQSVTCGKSGMTMLLPKGSPEDVKIIDYLGNEVAVRNVSKPCQYMLEKHWNGSVSFTAHYRSCDVKLQGGYYMLTVLYKPLSGPKLVGHMRCPASDQSSHTPHDFPVVICESTSMMVELPVASDVKVLDADKEHHILGIAKECGYKLREKENTLLFTTTYDGCHVRILDGHYSLTVVYRSIGEEKFWLQMKCPVQAYPGQSTPPAIVPTKPIPYVTCKNASMTVMLPDSNLDGITVKDAFGQEVQVDSVPSYCGYQLVRSHGKINFTSLYGACDVSIEHGKYVLTVGYKLTHGPKKYITLRCPVLVVPADSSSVICKYDGMNAVLPDGKLNKVKIINMFNEELIVNQAPVECGYSLVKVHGKITLTVRYTSCDVTVKHNMYWLTVLYTPAKGTELSLTMSCPVVAPSVPTTTTVMTPSSQPTVICGSSSMRVILPNGSPDWVRIINNSGYEAQVVSQPRSCGYLLEEGHNYLSFTTSYQACDVTILGSFYVLTVIYAPEVGQQLVVNMKCPNASGDFGFTTLPPLTSQKPSTLPPSPTVFCQAASMMLVLPGLHYEIQILDKASGRVAVNRSCGYTVTKHDGSLIFSALYDACDVNIQHHHYVLTVLYKSAHNPWKSVTMRCPVKVPTTAPPTKPTIQISVTCRAKSMIAILPDGPTDQVKLVDLLGEAVPVSAVSPECGYVLRKVKGKIIFTVPYDSCEVSVEEGDYVLVVVYQPFGGVQMSITLRCPVGDVIQTTAPSPFTSKNTTTLRSLPTSTTMPAVGPSNVMCSDTSMMVTLPKALPDSIKIIDKFHQVVAVVNAPVSCGYKVVIGFVHLVFITSYTACDIRIVDGFYVLTMYYTTENGQQMKVHMKCPTSSGDAGLSTTIPPTNVVKSTPSAPPVTCNFFAMSVMLPEGSPTDVLILDNRNEAVPVNQLPSRCGYVLRRKPGGLLLTAQYTSCDVRIKNQFYMLSVLYTPSGGVETSVTMQCPVIQPPTTMSTTTTMPVTPSIPLVICQEFTMEAILPAGLLSQVKITDFFNQSMAVNQAPNECGYTLRKAGGKIVFSTPYDACDVYIKYNQYILTVLYQPYGHSQKSVTMSCPVVEPTQPTTTTTTTTTKPTTSIAPPKTLCRGSSMMVVLPGGAPENVKIIDKLHREVPVITAPKSCGYTLVKQYKQLVFASLYTACDVQIKTVSFQGGFYVLLVVYTTPNGVKMKVHMKCPTTGSLFPTTLAPTTRSIWTTPSAPILICKASNMMVLLPMGSINDVKVIVEKNEALPVVQAPRDCGYLLEKRPINLAFSALYTSCNIRILRNHYVLNVLYSPDGGMEMSVTMRCPIKVPTTTKMPSSTSTLSTKGFTPIVICRSSSMMVTLPDGSPQSVGVLDALGEQVAVTQQPSSCGYTLIKTRGNLQFTALYKACDVQIIGGSYVLDIMYQPSSGPEIAVQMECPTTFGDGLTTITTMPSRTTIFTVSIKPTVICSSTSMTAMLPDGSLDDVQIIDLAHEVVPVTLTPQGCGYALERKRGSLFFFVKYTACDINILNNNYVLTVLYKPAGGSIMSLTMSCPVGVQMTTMTTTLSKPYTPSPPVTCGESSMSVTLPYGPLDQVKIVSFNETVAVYQALPECGYILRRVGRKMVLKVPYDACDVYIWHNTYIVTVLYVPAHGVQSPVTMRCPVIKPSPPTIATSTRITTHILSSAVICRGLDMMTNLPDGHLEEVHVIDKHYKEVAVVTRPKSCGYTLVKRNHQLSFTALYKSCDVRISGGFYLLMVIYKHRSGSQMRVQMRCSTTGADLPEATTTATSAIKPLPLPIACKSLSMMVELPVESLQDILLIGDSEQIPVVQVPRACGYTLIKALGHVTFSIPYKGCHVNLQGGHYVLEVLYKPAGGMWKSLTIRCPTQDLPVTTTAFPASLPKVICGSSGMRVLLPNGSAEDVKVLDKNLQKVPAIAAPEHCGYAVQKGPNYVSFSALYTACDMSIVHHHYILTVYYKTARGTSMVVDMKCPLLFTPSTPVTVKPETPPVMCHKSAMSVRLPTASVQLVKILDKVGKEVSVVSLASKCGYHLVKEKDIYFSVPYTACDVKILDHHYVLTVIYTSFAGHRTMIHLRCPVPAPSPIEAGVSCLEDCMSIELPLGPLNEVKVVDSFNSLVVVVSQAPKSCGFSLVEEATKLVFSAAYKGCHVKTVSKHYELTIVHQTSTGEKLKRHMMCPVQRIVAHQGCNLPRNKQVTCGPPGAKPHSCLANGCCVDEETSHCYYPMDTCTADGHFVFAVYRTASKPEVDPATLVVSGNQSCLPVICTPEFAIFKFPVTGCGTYVFVIAETTIYVAEVQGLIRRKLQTYGLITRDSPFRLQVECHYSKGSLTSTGYLVMNVSPPPASISSGQLGVSLRIAIDESYSSFYPYSQVPLSFLLGKTVYLELLLVNPPEPNMVLLVHYCIAYPRSSMNAWVLIYEGCPRNESAVNLILKDLAGYPLPKYIRRFNLQTFQFLDPRTWKHLDEEVYFMCSTEICPAAPHACNEGCFDGRIMPSPASDALDKRCSGSLCPKSAHIAKRAIEGAVAMSEKLNPENFHLYGNPFYKLTLLFLGLLCLVAAAAALLIIRNAMQDVH, from the exons ATGGGAACGTATTGGCAGGAGTCCTGTCCTGCCCTTATTTTAGTTTGGTTGTTTTGTAGTGCTTTTGCATTTGAATTAGGACATAGTTTTCTCTATCCTGAAGAGGATAGCTCTAAAGATGAGAGAAACTTGGCTTTTGAAGGAAATTCAAACCTTGGAGTTGATGGGAGCACATCTTTTGAAGGTGGTGTGTTTTCTGTAAACCATCTCTATAAAACTCATCGAGGTTATAGCAGTTCTGATTTATCAATTCCAGCAGTGGCACCTAAATACTACAAAGAGCTGACATTTCAAGAAGATGATGCCAGTGATTCTAGTCCCTTGAAGGCTGTGCCTGACTTTATCAATATGGCTGCTCACCAGGCCTCCCCTGATTTGGAAAATGAGAATTTGAGAGCCAGAATTTCAAATGGGCACCTTTGGAATGATGTCTTAACAGATATTTCCAATGTTTTATATGATGTTAACTGGAGAGCAGATCTTCTAGATGGAGAAAGTTCACCATTTAACTTCTATGGGGTGTTCAGTTTGTCAAAGTCTGATAAAGTATGGGGTGATCAAAGTCCTGCCTTTGTTTTACCTCCAAAAAATGAATCCTCTTGTGGTAAAGATGGAGCACATCACCACCACTACCCACATTCTGTTGGATGCAATATGGCTAACATGACAGTTGTATTTAAAGGACATCCAAAAGAGCTCTTTGTACAAG ttaacTCCTCTACACTTTTGGATATTTCTAATCTTCTGCCTAAGTGCAAGTATGATATAAATGGAAAGCATGGGTCTTTCCATTTTACTACTCCATATAATGGCTGTTATGTCAAGAAACTG GGTGACTGCTTTGTCCTCAACCTTGTATGGAAAAACAAGCCTGTGGTTCTTTCTTGTCCTGCTGAACCCACACCAATCTTGCTTACATTTTGCCAAAGGGACAAAATGACAATTGTCCTTCCTGAAGGTCCTCTAGACCTGCTGAAAGTCAAAG ATCGCTTTAATAAATGGATAACTGCTTACAAGATTGCACACAAGTGCAAATACCTTGTATGGAGGGATTCTTTGGGTAGAATTGTCTTCTCAGCTTCTTTTAAAGCCTGCCATGTGATGGAAATG AAGGATGATTATGTTCTAACAGTAAGCTATAAATCAGCTGGAGCAACTGGACAAGTGGTGATGTCTTGCCCTGTTGAAACCCATGTCCAGCATCCTTACCACTATCTGGATTTCCCAAATTTGTTGTGTGCAAAGAATGGGATTATAATTCACCTCCCAAAATGGAACTTGCAGGCTATTCAACTAAAAG ATGTATTTGGAAATGCAGTAAATATTGAGGATGTTGCAGAAGATTGTGACTTCAGGCTCATTCGTGATATGGCTTCAGTCACGTTAATAGCCTCCTTTGAAAGCTGCAATGTAAAATTACAG ggCAAGCAGCATGTACTGACTGTTAAGTACATAATGTCTGGAATGAACAAATCTGTCAATGTCCGATGTGAACAATCCATGAAGCCAAGAATTCACTGCAGGGTGTCAAACATGACAATAGAGCTACCACATGGACCCCTGGAGAAAGTTTTCATAAAAT ctCAACTTAATAAGTTGATTGCAGTCAAAGATGCTCCCAAATACTGCAGGTACCATCTGGTCCGAGACCGTGGCATGAACCTTCTGACTGCATCTTACTTGTCCTGTGATGTTAAGACTGTG AATTACAACTATGTCTTGCCAGTCTTCTATACATCAGCTTCTGGTAAGCAAGGTTCTGTAAACATGGAATGCCCAGCAACAACTGGAAAACCTAGGGTCATCTGCAGAAGGTCCAGTATGACTGTGTACTTGCCAAAGGTTCCAATAGAACAAATCCGACTCAGAA ACCATCATGGAAAGACTGTCCCCATCCATGCTGCCAAGCACTGCCACTACATTTTAATGGAAGGAAACCGGCGCCTGATTTTCACAACTTCCTACAAGGCCTGTGATGTGCAAATAAAG CACAGGCATTACATCTTGACTGTGGTGTATACAAGTGACACAAAGGGCGAGGCATCTGTTGAGATGAAATGTCCAGTTGAAGAAACAGAGACTATTCCCAGCCAGTCAGTGACTTGTGGCAAATCTGGAATGACTATGTTGCTTCCAAAGGGTTCCCCAGAGGATGTGAAAATCATTG aCTATCTTGGTAACGAGGTTGCAGTGAGAAATGTTTCAAAACCTTGCCAGTACATGTTGGAAAAGCATTGGAATGGAAGTGTGTCTTTCACAGCCCATTATAGGAGCTGTGATGTAAAATTGCAG GGGGGCTATTACATGCTGACTGTACTCTACAAGCCGTTGAGTGGCCCAAAATTGGTTGGACACATGAGATGTCCAGCAAGTGACCAAAGCAGCCATACTCCTCATGACTTTCCAGTTGTGATATGCGAGTCTACTAGTATGATGGTGGAACTGCCTGTAGCTTCAGATGTCAAAGTTTTGG ATGCAGATAAGGAACATCACATACTTGGTATTGCCAAGGAGTGTGGCTATAAgctaagagagaaagaaaatactCTGCTCTTCACGACCACTTATGATGGCTGTCATGTACGTATTTTG GATGGTCATTATTCTCTGACAGTGGTGTATAGATCCATCGGTGAAGAGAAATTCTGGCTGCAGATGAAATGCCCAGTTCAAGCATATCCAGGGCAGTCAACTCCACCTGCTATTGTGCCAACAAAACCAATTCCATATGTGACTTGCAAAAATGCCAGTATGACTGTGATGTTACCAGACTCTAATCTTGATGGGATTACAGTCAAAG atgcTTTTGGCCAAGAAGTGCAAGTGGACAGTGTGCCAAGTTATTGTGGCTACCAACTGGTTAGGAGTCATGGAAAAATAAACTTCACTAGTCTTTATGGTGCTTGTGATGTGTCCATTGAG CATGGCAAGTATGTTTTGACAGTGGGCTATAAACTAACTCATGGGCCAAAGAAGTATATAACCTTAAGATGTCCGGTCCTGGTAGTGCCCGCAGACAGCTCTTCAGTAATTTGCAAATATGATGGCATGAATGCAGTCCTACCTGATGGCAAGCTAAATAAGGTCAAAATAATAA ATATGTTTAATGAAGAATTGATTGTGAACCAGGCTCCTGTGGAGTGTGGCTATAGCCTAGTAAAAGTACATGGAAAAATTACTTTGACTGTCCGGTACACGTCTTGTGATGTTACTGTGAAG CATAATATGTATTGGCTCACTGTTCTGTACACGCCAGCTAAGGGTACAGAATTGTCTCTGACCATGAGCTGCCCTGTTGTGGCGCCAAGCGTTCCTACTACTACCACCGTCATGACTCCCAGCAGTCAGCCCACTGTGATCTGTGGAAGCTCCAGCATGAGGGTGATTCTGCCAAATGGGTCTCCTGACTGGGTCCGCATCATAA ATAACTCTGGGTATGAGGCACAGGTGGTGTCTCAACCAAGAAGCTGTGGCTATTTACTGGAGGAAGGTCACAATTATCTTTCCTTTACAACTTCATACCAAGCGTGTGATGTAACAATTTTG GGTAGTTTTTATGTTCTCACTGTAATCTATGCACCAGAAGTTGGTCAACAACTGGTAGTGAATATGAAATGCCCAAATGCTTCTGGAGACTTTGGCTTTACCACCCTTCCTCCGCTAACTTCCCAGAAGCCCTCCACTCTTCCTCCGTCCCCTACGGTTTTCTGTCAAGCAGCCAGCATGATGCTGGTATTGCCTGGTTTGCACTATGAAATTCAAATACTTG ACAAGGCCAGTGGGAGAGTTGCGGTGAATCGTTCGTGTGGATACACAGTGACCAAACATGATGGAAGTTTAATTTTCTCAGCTCTTTATGATGCATGTGATGTCAACATTCAG CATCACCATTATGTACTGACGGTGCTATACAAATCTGCTCATAATCCATGGAAATCTGTAACCATGAGATGTCCAGTCAAGGTACCAACAACTGCTCCACCTACAAAGCCTACCATCCAAATCTCTGTGACTTGCAGGGCTAAAAGCATGATAGCAATACTACCAGATGGGCCTACAGATCAAGTCAAATTAGTTG aCTTGCTTGGTGAAGCAGTACCTGTGAGCGCTGTTTCTCCAGAATGTGGGTATGTGCTGAggaaagtgaaagggaagattATTTTTACTGTTCCATATGACTCCTGTGAGGTTTCTGTTGAG GAGGGTGACTATGTACTTGTGGTGGTTTACCAACCTTTTGGAGGCGTGCAGATGTCCATTACTCTTAGATGTCCAGTTGGTGATGTGATACAAACTACAGCCCCAAGTCCTTTTACTAGTAAAAATACTACAACACTAAGATCTCTACCAACTTCCACAACCATGCCAGCAGTTGGTCCTTCAAATGTGATGTGCAGTGACACTAGCATGATGGTAACGCTACCCAAGGCCTTACCCGATAGTATCAAAATAATTG ATAAATTTCATCAAGTAGTAGCTGTGGTAAATGCTCCAGTAAGCTGTGGGTACAAGGTTGTGATAGGTTTCGTACATCTTGTGTTCATAACTTCCTATACAGCTTGTGATATACGCATTGTG GATGGCTTCTATGTGCTGACTATGTATTATACAACTGAAAATGGGCAGCAAATGAAGGTGCATATGAAGTGTCCCACCTCTTCTGGAGATGCTGGGCTATCTACAACCATCCCTCCtactaatgtagtgaaaagtacACCCAGTGCACCTCCTGTTACCTGCAACTTCTTCGCAATGAGTGTGATGCTTCCTGAAGGATCTCCGACAGATGTGCTTATTCTAG ATAATCGAAATGAAGCCGTGCCAGTTAACCAGCTTCCTTCAAGGTGTGGTTATGTGCTTAGAAGAAAACCTGGAGGCCTCCTCCTGACTGCACAATACACATCTTGTGATGTCCGAATTAAG aatcaATTCTACATGCTGAGTGTGCTGTATACACCTTCTGGTGGAGTTGAAACATCTGTGACCATGCAATGCCCAGTCATTCAaccaccaacaaccatgtcaacCACTACAACCATGCCAGTGACGCCCAGTATCCCTTTAGTGATTTGCCAAGAATTCACCATGGAAGCGATATTGCCTGCTGGGTTGCTTAGTCAGGTTAAAATAACAG ATTTCTTCAATCAAAGTATGGCTGTGAACCAGGCTCCAAATGAGTGTGGCTATACACTAAGAAAAGCGGGTGGAAAGATTGTTTTCAGCACTCCATATGATGCATGTGATGTGTATATTAAG TATAACCAGTACATCTTGACTGTGCTATACCAACCTTATGGACATTCCCAGAAGTCTGTGACCATGAGCTGTCCAGTTGTTGAGCCAACAcaacccaccaccaccaccactactacTACCACAAAGCCTACAACCTCCATTGCACCACCCAAAACACTTTGCAGAGGGTCTAGCATgatggtggttctaccaggcggtgccccagaaaatgttaaaataatag ATAAACTTCACAGAGAGGTACCTGTCATCACTGCACCCAAAAGCTGTGGCTACACACTTGTTAAACAATACAAGCAACTGGTCTTTGCCTCCTTATATACGGCATGTGATGtccaaataaag ACTGTGTCCTTCCAGGGTGGCTTTTATGTTCTTCTTGTGGTCTATACAACTCCAAATGGTGTGAAAATGAAGGTTCATATGAAGTGTCCTACTACTGGATCCCTTTTTCCAACTACACTAGCTCCAACAACAAGGAGCATTTGGACCACACCTAGTGCTCCTATTCTGATCTGCAAAGCTTCAAACATGATGGTGTTGCTTCCAATGGGCTCCATAAATGATGTCAAAGTAATAG TTGAAAAAAATGAGGCATTGCCTGTGGTTCAGGCTCCTAGAGACTGTGGGTACTTACTGGAGAAAAGGCCAATCAATCTTGCGTTTTCTGCCCTTTATACCTCCTGCAACATAAGAATTTTG aGAAATCATTacgttctgaatgtactgtactcACCTGATGGTGGTATGGAGATGTCTGTGACCATGAGATGCCCAATCAAAGTACCTACAACTACTAAAATGCCATCTAGCACCAGTACACTTTCCACAAAGGGTTTTACTCCCATTGTAATCTGTCGCAGTTCTAGTATGATGGTCACTTTGCCTGATGGCTCTCCACAGTCTGTCGGTGTCTTGG ATGCTCTTGGTGAGCAAGTGGCTGTGACCCAACAACCTTCAAGCTGTGGATATACACTGATAAAAACCCGAGGAAACCTGCAGTTCACTGCCCTTTATAAAGCTTGTGATGTGCAGATCATA ggtggCTCATATGTTCTTGACATCATGTACCAGCCTTCAAGTGGGCCAGAAATAGCTGTCCAGATGGAATGCCCAACTACCTTTGGGGATGGGCTGACTACGATCACTACTATGCCGTCCAGAACCACAATATTCACTGTCTCTATAAAACCTACTGTGATTTGCAGCTCTACCAGCATGACGGCAATGCTTCCAGATGGCTCTCTTGATGATGTTCAGATAATAG ATCTTGCTCATGAGGTGGTTCCTGTAACACTGACGCCACAAGGATGTGGATACGCCTTAGAAAGAAAGCGAGGATCGctcttcttttttgttaaatacacaGCATGTGACATCAATATCTTG AACAATAATTATGTCTTGACTGTGCTGTACAAACCAGCTGGAGGGTCTATAATGTCTTTGACAATGAGTTGCCCAGTTGGTGTCCAGATGACAACTATGACCACTACCCTTTCCAAGCCGTATACCCCAAGCCCTCCTGTGACCTGTGGAGAGTCTAGCATGAGTGTGACCTTACCTTATGGACCTCTAGATCAGGTGAAAATAG TGTCTTTCAATGAAACCGTTGCTGTATACCAGGCCCTTCCAGAGTGTGGCTACATTTTAAGGAGAGTTGGGAGAAAGATGGTCTTGAAAGTACCCTATGATGCATGTGACGTTTATATATGG CACAATACTTATATTGTGACAGTGCTATATGTGCCTGCTCATGGGGTTCAGAGCCCTGTAACCATGAGATGTCCAGTAATTAAACCATCTCCTCCAACAATCGCAACGTCCACTAGGATAACCACACATATCCTTTCAAGTGCTGTGATTTGCAGAGGCTTAGACATGATGACTAACCTACCTGATGGTCATTTGGAAGAGGTTCATGTAATTG ATAAACATTACAAGGAAGTGGCAGTAGTTACTCGTCCTAAAAGTTGTGGCTACACACTGGTGAAAAGAAACCATCAACTGTCCTTCACTGCACTATACAAATCTTGTGATGTCAGAATTTCT GGTGGCTTCTACTTGCTTATGGTCATTTACAAGCATAGAAGCGGTTCACAAATGAGAGTGCAAATGAGGTGCTCAACAACTGGTGCAGATTTGCCAGAAGCTACCACGACCGCAACATCTGCAATCAAGCCTTTGCCTCTCCCTATAGCTTGTAAATCTTTGAGCATGATGGTGGAGCTTCCTGTTGAATCACTCCAGGATATTCTGTTAATTG GTGATTCTGAACAAATTCCAGTTGTGCAAGTCCCAAGAGCTTGTGGGTACACACTGATTAAAGCTCTTGGCCATGTGACTTTTTCCATACCCTACAAAGGCTGTCATGTTAATCTTCAG GGTGGCCATTATGTTCTGGAAGTACTCTACAAACCTGCTGGTGGGATGTGGAAGTCTTTGACAATACGTTGTCCTACTCAAGATCTTCCCGTAACGACCACAGCCTTTCCAGCTTCTCTGCCTAAAGTGATTTGTGGATCCTCTGGTATGAGGGTCCTATTGCCTAATGGTTCTGCAGAAGATGTTAAAGTTCTTG ATAAAAACTTGCAGAAAGTGCCAGCCATTGCTGCTCCTGAACACTGTGGCTATGCTGTGCAGAAGGGTCCCAACTATGTCTCCTTTAGTGCACTCTACACTGCCTGTGATATGTCCATTGTG CACCACCATTACATACTGACTGTCTACTATAAGACTGCTAGAGGAACCTCCATGGTTGTGGATATGAAATGTCCCCTTCTCTTTACACCAAGCACACCGGTCACTGTAAAGCCTGAGACTCCTCCAGTAATGTGCCACAAGTCTGCAATGAGTGTAAGGCTGCCTACTGCCTCTGTGCAACTTGTGAAGATCCTAG ACAAAGTAGGTAAAGAAGTATCGGTGGTCAGCCTGGCAAGTAAATGTGGATATCATCTAGTCAAAGAGAAGGATATCTATTTCAGTGTCCCTTATACAGCCTGTGATGTCAAGATATTG GATCACCATTATGTGCTAACCGTGATCTACACCTCCTTTGCTGGGCACAGGACGATGATCCACTTGAGGTGTCCTGTTCCTGCACCCTCTCCAATTGAAGCTGGAGTGTCTTGTTTGGAGGACTGTATGTCCATTGAGCTGCCATTGGGTCCTCTTAATGAAGTCAAAGTAGTTG ATTCCTTTAACAGCTTGGTAGTAGTGGTTAGCCAAGCTCCCAAATCTTGTGGGTTTAGCCTGGTGGAGGAAGCTACAAAGCTAGTCTTTTCTGCTGCTTATAAAGGGTGTCATGTCAAGACTGTG AGTAAACATTATGAGCTAACGATTGTTCATCAGACCAGTACTGGAGAAAAGCTGAAAAGGCACATGATGTGCCCTGTACAGAGGATTGTGGCTCATCAAG GCTGCAACCTACCAAGGAATAAACAAGTGACCTGTGGTCCTCCTGGTGCTAAACCCCACTCCTGCTTGGCTAATGGATGTTGTGTGGATGAAGAAACGTCACACTGCTATTACCCCATGGATA CATGCACAGCAGATGGCCACTTTGTCTTTGCGGTTTATCGCACTGCCAGTAAACCTGAAGTGGACCCGGCAACGTTGGTGGTTTCAGGCAACCAGTCTTGTCTCCCTGTGATCTGCACTCcagaatttgccatttttaaattcCCAGTGACTGGCTGTGGCACCTACGTCTTT GTCATTGCTGAAACCACAATTTATGTGGCTGAAGTTCAAGGCCTAATCAGACGCAAGCTACAAACGTATGGACTGATTACAAGAGACAGTCCATTTCG TCTCCAGGTGGAATGTCACTACTCCAAAGGAAGTCTGACTAGCACTGGCTACTTAGTGATGAATGTGTCTCCTCCTCCTGCTTCCATTTCCTCTGGGCAACTTGGAGTTTCTTTAAGAATTGCCATAG ATGAAAGCTACTCTTCATTTTACCCATATTCCCAGGTACCCCTTAGCTTTTTGTTGGGTAAGACCGTCTACCTGGAACTCCTACTTGTAAACCCACCTGAACCGAATATGGTGTTGCTGGTACATTACTGCATTGCATACCCTCGTTCTTCAATGAATGCTTGGGTACTCATCTATGAAGG GTGTCCACGTAATGAATCTGCAGTCAATTTGATTCTAAAAGATTTGGCGGGGTATCCTTTGCCAAAATATATCCGTCGCTTTAACCtccaaacatttcagtttttggacCCCAGGACTTGGAAACACTTGGATGAAGAG GTTTACTTTATGTGCTCCACTGAAATTTGCCCAGCAGCACCTCATGCTTGCAATGAAGGCTGCTTTGATGGAA